In Papaver somniferum cultivar HN1 chromosome 1, ASM357369v1, whole genome shotgun sequence, a genomic segment contains:
- the LOC113273927 gene encoding uncharacterized protein LOC113273927 produces MFLLHWIAKSMQQESRGWNGFRDIKCFNLALLAKTPWRLCHSTKQLWGSALKESYFPTTSASHVKEGKKSSWAWQSIQGKISFVQKFSFSILGSGKNILIWQDNWVTGMQSPPKPAGDFQRFSIAER; encoded by the coding sequence ATGTTTTTACTTCATTGGATAGCCAAGAGTATGCAACAAGAAAGTAGAGGGTGGAATGGTTTTCGTGACATCAAATGCTTCAACCTAGCACTTCTTGCAAAAACACCTTGGAGATTGTGTCATTCTACAAAACAATTATGGGGTTCAGCCCTTAAGGAGAGCTATTTTCCGACTACTTCAGCTTCACATgtgaaagaaggaaaaaaatcatCATGGGCATGGCAGAGTATACAaggaaagataagttttgttcaAAAATTCAGTTTCTCGATCCTAGGTAGCGGGAAGAACATCTTAATATGGCAAGATAATTGGGTTACTGGAATGCAATCCCCACCAAAGCCAGCAGGGGACTTTCAGAGATTTTCTATTGCAGAGCGTTAG